A DNA window from Rhodococcus sp. Z13 contains the following coding sequences:
- the egtB gene encoding ergothioneine biosynthesis protein EgtB produces MTSARALLRRHLERARARTTALTSIPETELVRQHSPLMSPLVWDLAHIANQEERWLARTVGRAAPIVDGIDDLYDAFRHPRATRPSLPLLGPEEARRYAEAVRESTWKVLEHNDFDDDLTRDGFVFAMVAQHEQQHDETMLATHQLRQGPPLLDAPPAPRTGTPPPQVRVRIPAGEVEIGTSTDPWALDNERPAHRVFVPEFEIDAVPVTNGRYLGFVADGGYSRPELWSEEGWRHRCEAGLEAPQFWRFDDDSGWTRTMFGKTVPLHPDEPVVHVCFHEAEAFARWAGGRLPTEAEWEKAARWDPATGRSRRYPWGDDDPTADHANLGQRHLGPAVVGAYPRGASPLGVHQLIGDVWEWTSSPFEGYPGFRAFPYREYSEVFFGDGYRVLRGGSFGTDEIACRGTFRNWDLPIRRQIFAGVRVAYGEGDV; encoded by the coding sequence GTGACCTCCGCGCGTGCCCTGCTCCGGCGTCATCTCGAGCGGGCACGTGCCCGCACGACCGCGCTCACCTCGATCCCGGAAACGGAACTCGTCCGGCAGCATTCGCCGCTGATGAGCCCGCTCGTGTGGGATCTCGCGCACATCGCGAACCAGGAGGAGCGGTGGCTCGCCCGCACAGTCGGCCGCGCCGCTCCGATCGTCGACGGGATCGACGACCTCTACGACGCCTTCCGTCATCCCCGCGCGACCCGCCCGTCGTTGCCGCTGCTCGGTCCCGAAGAGGCGCGGCGCTACGCCGAGGCGGTCCGCGAGAGCACCTGGAAGGTGCTCGAACACAACGACTTCGACGATGATCTCACCCGCGACGGGTTCGTCTTCGCGATGGTCGCGCAGCACGAACAGCAGCACGACGAGACCATGCTCGCCACCCACCAACTCCGGCAGGGCCCGCCGCTGCTCGACGCACCGCCCGCACCGCGGACCGGGACACCCCCGCCGCAGGTGCGGGTGCGCATCCCGGCGGGGGAGGTGGAGATCGGCACCTCCACCGATCCGTGGGCGCTCGACAACGAACGCCCCGCACACCGGGTCTTCGTGCCGGAGTTCGAGATCGACGCCGTGCCCGTCACCAACGGCCGGTATCTCGGGTTCGTCGCCGACGGTGGCTACTCGCGCCCGGAGCTGTGGAGCGAGGAGGGCTGGCGGCACCGCTGCGAGGCCGGGCTCGAGGCGCCGCAGTTCTGGCGGTTCGACGACGACTCCGGTTGGACCCGAACGATGTTCGGGAAGACCGTGCCGCTGCATCCCGACGAGCCGGTCGTGCACGTGTGCTTCCACGAGGCCGAGGCGTTCGCGCGGTGGGCCGGTGGCCGGTTGCCCACCGAGGCCGAATGGGAGAAGGCCGCCCGCTGGGATCCGGCCACCGGACGCAGCCGCCGCTATCCGTGGGGCGACGACGATCCCACCGCCGACCACGCCAATCTCGGTCAGCGCCATCTCGGTCCGGCCGTGGTGGGGGCGTACCCGCGTGGCGCGTCCCCGCTCGGGGTGCACCAGCTGATCGGCGACGTGTGGGAGTGGACGTCCTCACCGTTCGAGGGTTATCCCGGTTTCCGGGCCTTCCCTTACCGGGAGTACTCGGAGGTCTTCTTCGGCGACGGCTACCGGGTGCTGCGCGGCGGATCGTTCGGAACCGACGAGATCGCGTGCCGTGGAACGTTCCGCAACTGGGATCTGCCGATCCGCCGGCAGATCTTCGCGGGCGTCCGCGTGGCGTACGGGGAGGGCGATGTGTAG
- the egtC gene encoding ergothioneine biosynthesis protein EgtC has protein sequence MCRHLAYLGPATNVAALLSTGTNSLLRQSWAPTDMRGGGTINADGFGVGWWSEDGTFARYRTAAPIWADPFVTEGLNAVRAHAVVASTRSATEGMPVERTAVAPFADDRWAFLFNGVVRGWPGSLVSLAEMLPVAELLRLESPTDAATLWLLLRSRLRSADPEPALISLVHDVLALSPESRLNLLLCNETGIWATACYHSLWTFVDEHVAIVASEPFDDDTRWRRVPDRHLVAAVPGKLVVSPLEVNPT, from the coding sequence ATGTGTAGGCATCTGGCGTATCTCGGTCCCGCGACGAACGTGGCCGCCCTGCTGTCGACGGGGACGAACTCGCTGCTGCGACAGTCGTGGGCGCCCACCGACATGCGCGGTGGCGGCACCATCAACGCCGACGGTTTCGGGGTGGGCTGGTGGTCCGAGGACGGCACCTTCGCCCGCTACCGCACCGCCGCGCCGATCTGGGCGGACCCCTTCGTCACCGAGGGGCTGAACGCGGTGCGCGCCCATGCCGTCGTCGCCTCCACCCGCTCGGCCACCGAAGGCATGCCCGTCGAACGCACCGCCGTGGCCCCGTTCGCCGACGACCGGTGGGCGTTCCTCTTCAACGGCGTCGTGCGGGGCTGGCCCGGTTCGCTGGTCTCCCTCGCCGAGATGCTGCCCGTCGCCGAACTCCTGCGCCTCGAATCACCCACCGACGCTGCGACGCTGTGGCTGCTCCTGCGGTCGCGGTTGCGGTCCGCCGATCCCGAACCCGCCCTGATCTCCCTCGTCCACGACGTTCTCGCACTGTCGCCGGAGTCGCGGCTGAACCTGTTGCTGTGCAACGAGACCGGGATCTGGGCGACGGCCTGCTACCACTCGCTGTGGACGTTCGTCGACGAGCACGTCGCCATCGTGGCCTCCGAACCGTTCGACGACGACACCCGTTGGCGCCGGGTACCCGACCGGCATCTCGTCGCCGCCGTGCCCGGCAAACTCGTCGTCTCCCCGCTGGAGGTGAACCCCACGTGA
- the egtD gene encoding L-histidine N(alpha)-methyltransferase: protein MTLDVHLTPDDFDDKLREDALRGLTSTPKCLPPTWLYDARGSELFEEITRLPEYYPTRTEFALLRHHAADIAEAARPDMLVELGSGSSEKTRVLLDALAPHLSTYVPQDVSEPALRTAVARLSVEYPDLEVHGVVGDFTDSLHHLPRGERRMIAFLGGTIGNLVPAERAEFLAGTAAVLSPDEWLLLGAGLVTDLDVLRAAYDDAAGVTAEFDRNVLRVLNTRLGADFDPDRFVHRAVWDEANEWIEMRLEATEPMTVRVPALDLEVHFEEGEQMRTEISAKFRLDGLGRELAAAGFAVRHEWVDPDGRFALLAASRR from the coding sequence GTGACGCTCGACGTACACCTGACCCCCGACGACTTCGACGACAAACTGCGCGAGGACGCGCTCCGCGGCCTGACCTCCACACCGAAGTGTCTGCCGCCCACCTGGCTGTACGACGCACGGGGCAGCGAACTGTTCGAGGAGATCACCCGCCTGCCCGAGTACTACCCCACCCGCACCGAGTTCGCGCTGTTGCGTCACCACGCCGCGGACATCGCCGAGGCCGCCCGGCCGGACATGCTGGTCGAGCTCGGCTCCGGCTCGTCGGAGAAGACGCGGGTGCTGCTCGACGCCCTCGCACCGCACCTGAGCACCTATGTCCCGCAGGACGTCTCCGAACCGGCGCTGCGCACCGCGGTGGCCCGGCTGTCCGTCGAGTATCCGGACCTCGAGGTGCACGGGGTGGTGGGGGACTTCACCGACTCGCTCCACCACCTGCCGCGCGGGGAGCGCCGTATGATCGCGTTCCTCGGCGGCACCATCGGCAATCTCGTTCCCGCCGAACGCGCCGAGTTCCTCGCCGGCACCGCCGCCGTGCTGAGCCCCGACGAGTGGCTGCTGCTCGGGGCGGGTCTGGTCACCGACCTCGACGTGCTGCGCGCCGCCTACGACGACGCGGCGGGAGTGACCGCCGAGTTCGACCGTAACGTCCTGCGCGTCCTCAACACGCGGCTCGGCGCGGACTTCGACCCGGACCGGTTCGTGCACCGCGCCGTGTGGGACGAGGCGAACGAGTGGATCGAGATGCGTCTCGAGGCGACGGAGCCGATGACCGTTCGCGTACCCGCCCTCGACCTCGAGGTGCACTTCGAGGAAGGCGAGCAGATGCGCACCGAGATCTCCGCGAAGTTCCGGCTCGACGGTCTCGGCCGGGAACTCGCCGCCGCCGGGTTCGCGGTCCGGCACGAATGGGTCGACCCCGACGGGCGCTTCGCGTTGCTGGCCGCCTCCCGGCGCTGA
- a CDS encoding MFS transporter produces the protein MTSPRPVLTTPVLLLMAVATGLCVGGNYFNQPLLASIADALGTSESAAASTVTVAQVAYGLGLLFIVPLGDMFPQRRLAVLLMLVAAAGQGLSGVAPNIGVLVVGTAVAGLFSVAAQVLVPFAATLATPEHRGRAVGTVMSGLLVGILAARSVAGILAELGGWATVYRVSAVAMVIVALALWRVLPATTPTARQSYGRTLRSLGNLLLAHPRLRTRALLGGLTFASVSALFSTMAFLLAGPPFGLGDLQIGLVGLAGLAGALAATVAGRLVDRGYGPQTTAVGVVTVVLSWPALAAGGTSLLWFLVGMLVIDLALSLVHITNQSVVYALDPDARSRLNSVYMTGYFIGAASGSALGTAAWTAGGWPGVCVLGAALGLLAALVWLYDRRIAARMPGGAVTTGDERAAA, from the coding sequence ATGACGTCTCCCCGCCCCGTGCTCACGACCCCGGTCCTGCTGCTCATGGCGGTCGCGACGGGTCTGTGCGTGGGCGGAAACTACTTCAACCAGCCGCTGCTCGCTTCGATCGCCGACGCCCTGGGTACCTCCGAGTCGGCGGCCGCGTCGACGGTGACCGTCGCGCAGGTCGCCTACGGCCTCGGCCTGCTGTTCATCGTCCCGCTCGGCGACATGTTCCCGCAGCGCCGCCTGGCGGTGCTCCTCATGCTCGTCGCCGCGGCCGGGCAGGGGCTCAGCGGTGTCGCACCGAACATCGGTGTCCTCGTCGTGGGCACCGCCGTCGCGGGTCTGTTCTCCGTCGCGGCGCAGGTGCTGGTGCCGTTCGCGGCGACCCTGGCCACCCCCGAACACCGGGGGCGCGCGGTGGGCACGGTGATGAGCGGACTGCTCGTCGGCATCCTCGCCGCCCGCAGCGTCGCCGGTATCCTCGCCGAGCTCGGCGGCTGGGCGACGGTCTACCGGGTGAGCGCTGTCGCGATGGTGATCGTCGCCCTGGCCCTGTGGCGGGTGCTGCCCGCCACCACCCCGACCGCCCGCCAGAGCTACGGGAGGACACTGCGGTCGCTCGGCAACCTGCTGCTCGCCCATCCGCGGTTGCGGACCCGGGCGCTGCTCGGCGGCCTGACCTTCGCGTCGGTGAGCGCGTTGTTCTCCACGATGGCGTTCCTGCTGGCCGGCCCGCCCTTCGGTCTCGGCGACCTGCAGATCGGCCTGGTCGGTCTCGCGGGGCTGGCCGGGGCGCTCGCCGCGACCGTCGCGGGACGCCTCGTCGACCGCGGCTACGGCCCGCAGACCACCGCCGTCGGTGTCGTCACCGTGGTGCTGTCCTGGCCGGCGCTCGCCGCGGGCGGGACCTCCCTCCTGTGGTTCCTGGTCGGGATGCTCGTCATCGACCTGGCCCTGAGCCTCGTGCACATCACCAACCAGAGCGTCGTCTACGCCCTCGACCCGGACGCCCGGTCGCGACTGAACTCCGTCTACATGACGGGCTACTTCATCGGTGCGGCCTCGGGGTCGGCGTTGGGCACCGCCGCGTGGACCGCCGGAGGCTGGCCCGGGGTGTGCGTGCTCGGCGCCGCGCTCGGTCTGCTGGCTGCACTGGTGTGGCTGTACGACCGGCGGATCGCCGCGCGGATGCCGGGCGGGGCGGTCACGACGGGGGACGAACGGGCAGCAGCCTGA
- a CDS encoding helix-turn-helix transcriptional regulator codes for MSVPDSRRAGAPHWRSLSSALSRPRLTSCLDRRAPLTVLNAPPGFGKRTLVAGWLHHGGAPEHTIVWVPPVPGSGALWECVLDVLGEHPAVEPTTGSDTFDRIVRTFEGVDGPSLLVLSGVPASAGTVLPDVLGLLDRCPRLDVVVCLPGTDVDLSEVVVRGIDHVYIPASDLAFTVDETTALLQDSRVERSESECAALCRALGGVPVLISAAATLARNLPQRLVDGRGRPAAPLEHLVQRYVEKRLDELDDAHRRFALSVAAAHSVTAAEATELTGVDDAAAALSALAAAGLVAGSPFDSPRTWRWPDAVRTCVLEIARRARPGHVETLLSGLARAHHRAGDPAVASIYAAEAGDWTTALEIVEECWAQMVDNSFDVLVKVLRQIPDEELEAHPSVLAGRALFTQMLDEHTVLHSSLPTDPAELAELGRTAGAAQTLYVATVQTLALRTAGEFAEAARLTRLLEPLVRSILEHHPEDIRPQLPLLRVQWGITLQLAGLLTESTPAFQRAYRGANAEKIAFAVQNAAGSSALDWAVVGDDPRAREWLRLEREAEPTEGHWGEMVRVSGRAAAVLVHLDELDLDAAAHRLDELGVPRLSEELWGFVGYCRAYYDLTTGAAYDGLTALHRLIASHRDRHEHGAFSRVLLTAAEVDLQLALGNGNLAGAIAGEGPSDHPLVAVTAARVEAFTGRPDVALEKLRRVSWIDCGYPRAHLEALLVAAQAHLDLEEGGDAVRDWQRACALAASLGNRRAFTLVAPELADRLVALGGSPIPGGPVKSVFAEPVRRVELSRRETDVLRLLADGSTHADIAKTLFVSPNTVKTQLRSIYRKLGVHTRVEAVGRARELRLLPVRPPS; via the coding sequence GTGAGTGTTCCCGACTCCCGACGCGCCGGGGCGCCCCACTGGCGTTCGCTGTCCTCGGCGCTGTCGAGACCTCGGTTGACCTCGTGCCTCGATCGTCGTGCCCCGCTCACCGTGCTGAACGCCCCGCCGGGTTTCGGCAAGCGCACGCTCGTCGCCGGGTGGCTCCACCACGGCGGCGCCCCCGAGCACACGATCGTCTGGGTGCCGCCCGTCCCCGGGTCCGGCGCGCTGTGGGAGTGCGTGCTCGACGTCCTCGGTGAGCATCCCGCCGTGGAACCGACCACCGGCAGTGACACTTTCGACCGGATCGTCCGGACCTTCGAAGGCGTCGACGGCCCTAGCCTGCTCGTCCTCTCCGGGGTCCCCGCCTCGGCCGGCACGGTGCTTCCCGACGTGCTGGGTCTGCTCGACCGCTGCCCGCGACTCGACGTGGTCGTCTGCCTGCCCGGCACCGACGTCGACCTGAGCGAGGTCGTGGTGCGGGGCATCGACCACGTGTACATCCCGGCGTCCGATCTGGCCTTCACCGTCGACGAGACGACGGCGCTGCTGCAGGATTCGCGGGTGGAACGCTCCGAGTCCGAGTGCGCCGCGCTGTGCCGGGCCCTCGGCGGGGTGCCGGTGCTGATCTCGGCCGCCGCCACCCTCGCCCGGAACCTGCCCCAGCGGCTCGTCGACGGCCGCGGCCGCCCCGCGGCGCCGCTCGAGCATCTCGTGCAGCGGTACGTGGAGAAGCGGCTCGACGAACTCGACGACGCCCACCGCCGGTTCGCGTTGTCGGTGGCCGCGGCGCACAGCGTCACCGCCGCCGAGGCCACCGAACTGACCGGCGTCGACGACGCGGCGGCGGCCCTGTCCGCGCTCGCCGCGGCCGGGCTGGTGGCGGGTTCACCGTTCGACAGCCCCCGCACGTGGCGCTGGCCGGACGCCGTCCGCACGTGTGTCCTCGAGATTGCTCGCCGCGCGCGGCCCGGGCACGTCGAGACCCTGCTGTCCGGTCTCGCCCGCGCCCACCACCGGGCCGGGGATCCGGCGGTGGCGTCGATCTACGCCGCCGAGGCCGGCGACTGGACGACCGCCCTGGAGATCGTCGAGGAGTGCTGGGCCCAGATGGTGGACAACTCCTTCGACGTCCTCGTCAAGGTGCTCCGGCAGATCCCGGACGAGGAACTCGAGGCACACCCCTCGGTCCTGGCGGGCCGCGCCCTGTTCACGCAGATGCTCGACGAGCACACCGTGCTGCACTCGTCGCTGCCCACCGACCCGGCCGAACTCGCCGAACTGGGACGCACCGCCGGCGCCGCCCAGACCCTGTACGTCGCGACCGTGCAGACCCTCGCCCTCCGGACCGCCGGCGAGTTCGCCGAGGCGGCGCGGCTGACCCGGCTGCTCGAACCGCTCGTCCGGTCCATCCTCGAACACCACCCGGAGGACATCCGCCCGCAGCTGCCGCTGCTGCGCGTGCAGTGGGGCATCACCCTCCAGCTCGCCGGTCTGCTGACCGAGTCCACCCCCGCCTTCCAGCGCGCCTACCGCGGTGCGAACGCCGAGAAGATCGCCTTCGCGGTGCAGAACGCAGCCGGCAGTTCCGCGCTCGACTGGGCGGTGGTGGGCGACGACCCGCGGGCCCGCGAATGGCTGCGGCTCGAGCGGGAGGCCGAGCCGACGGAGGGTCACTGGGGCGAGATGGTGCGGGTGAGCGGCCGCGCCGCCGCCGTCCTGGTGCACCTCGACGAGCTGGACCTCGACGCGGCGGCGCACCGGCTCGACGAGCTCGGGGTGCCGCGCCTGTCCGAGGAACTGTGGGGGTTCGTCGGGTACTGCCGCGCCTACTACGACCTGACCACGGGCGCCGCCTACGACGGGCTCACGGCGCTGCACCGGCTGATCGCCTCGCATCGCGACCGGCACGAGCACGGCGCGTTCTCCCGCGTGCTGCTCACCGCGGCGGAGGTCGACCTGCAGCTCGCGCTCGGCAACGGCAACCTGGCGGGGGCGATCGCCGGCGAGGGACCGAGCGACCATCCGCTCGTCGCCGTGACCGCGGCGCGGGTCGAGGCGTTCACCGGACGACCGGACGTCGCGCTCGAGAAGCTCCGGCGGGTGTCGTGGATCGACTGCGGCTATCCGCGGGCACATCTGGAGGCGCTGCTCGTCGCCGCGCAGGCGCACCTCGATCTCGAGGAGGGCGGGGACGCCGTGCGCGACTGGCAGCGGGCGTGCGCGCTCGCCGCGTCCCTCGGCAACCGCCGCGCCTTCACGCTGGTCGCGCCCGAGCTCGCCGACCGGCTGGTCGCGCTCGGTGGCAGCCCGATTCCCGGCGGGCCGGTGAAGTCGGTGTTCGCCGAGCCCGTGCGGCGGGTGGAGCTGTCGCGGCGCGAGACCGATGTGCTCCGGCTGCTGGCGGACGGTTCGACCCACGCCGACATCGCGAAGACGCTGTTCGTCTCCCCCAACACCGTCAAGACCCAGCTGCGCAGCATCTACCGCAAGCTCGGCGTCCACACGAGGGTGGAGGCCGTGGGCCGCGCCCGCGAGCTCAGGCTGCTGCCCGTTCGTCCCCCGTCGTGA
- a CDS encoding DUF2461 domain-containing protein: protein MFTGFPVAALDFYDDLEADNSKTFWAAHKAVYDDCVRGPMLALLAELEEEFGEGKIFRPYRDVRFSKDKLPYKTHQGGYVATAGSVGYYVEINAAGLRVAGGMFDASSAQIAAYREAVDHERRGPGLTRIVRKLERAGYEIGGNRLKTRPRGVDPDHPRIELMRHRSIWAGRTEVSPPWIDSPRTLDEVRSAWREFRPLVRWLTEATAT from the coding sequence GTGTTCACCGGATTCCCCGTCGCGGCACTCGACTTCTACGACGATCTCGAGGCCGACAACAGCAAGACGTTCTGGGCCGCGCACAAGGCCGTCTACGACGACTGCGTGCGCGGCCCGATGCTTGCCCTGCTCGCCGAACTCGAGGAGGAGTTCGGGGAGGGCAAGATCTTCCGCCCCTACCGGGACGTGCGGTTCAGCAAGGACAAGCTGCCCTACAAGACACACCAGGGCGGCTATGTGGCGACCGCGGGGAGCGTCGGCTACTACGTCGAGATCAACGCCGCCGGACTCCGGGTGGCGGGCGGAATGTTCGACGCCTCCTCCGCGCAGATCGCCGCCTATCGGGAGGCCGTCGACCACGAACGGCGCGGCCCCGGGCTCACGAGGATCGTGCGCAAGCTCGAACGCGCCGGTTACGAGATCGGCGGGAACCGGCTCAAGACCCGGCCGCGCGGTGTCGATCCCGATCATCCGCGCATCGAGCTGATGCGGCACCGGTCCATCTGGGCGGGACGCACCGAGGTGTCCCCGCCGTGGATCGACAGCCCGCGCACCCTCGACGAGGTCCGTTCCGCCTGGCGCGAGTTCCGGCCGTTGGTGCGCTGGCTCACCGAGGCCACCGCGACGTGA
- a CDS encoding ribose-phosphate diphosphokinase, whose protein sequence is MTNWIDNQKNLMLFSGRAHPELAEQVAKELGVPLTPQTARDFANGETFVRFEESVRGSDAFVLQSHPFPLNQWVMEQLIMIDALKRGSAKRITAILPFYPYARQDKKHRGREPISARLIADLLKTAGADRIITVDLHTDQIQGFFDGPVDHMHAQGQLAEYIRGKYGVENIAVVSPDSGRVRVAEKWADTLGGAPLAFIHKTRDPLVPNQVKSNRVVGEVEGRTCILIDDMIDTGGTIAGAVKILKEAGAGDVIIAATHGVLSDPAAERLAACGAREVIVTNTLPIPAEKQFDSLTVLSIAPLLAQTIREVFENGSVTSLFNGVA, encoded by the coding sequence GTGACCAATTGGATCGACAACCAGAAGAACCTGATGCTCTTCTCCGGCCGGGCCCATCCCGAGCTGGCGGAGCAGGTCGCGAAGGAACTGGGCGTTCCCCTCACCCCGCAGACCGCGCGGGACTTCGCGAACGGTGAGACGTTCGTGCGCTTCGAGGAATCGGTGCGCGGTTCGGACGCGTTCGTGCTGCAGAGCCACCCGTTCCCGCTGAACCAGTGGGTCATGGAGCAGCTCATCATGATCGATGCGCTCAAGCGTGGCTCGGCCAAGCGCATCACCGCCATCCTGCCGTTCTACCCCTACGCTCGCCAGGACAAGAAGCACCGCGGCCGCGAGCCCATCTCCGCCCGCCTGATCGCCGATCTGCTCAAGACCGCCGGCGCCGACCGCATCATCACGGTCGACCTGCACACCGATCAGATCCAGGGCTTCTTCGACGGCCCGGTCGACCACATGCACGCGCAGGGTCAGCTCGCCGAGTACATCCGCGGCAAGTACGGCGTCGAGAACATCGCCGTCGTCTCCCCCGACTCCGGTCGTGTCCGTGTCGCCGAGAAGTGGGCCGACACCCTCGGCGGCGCCCCGCTGGCGTTCATCCACAAGACCCGCGACCCGCTGGTCCCGAACCAGGTCAAGTCGAACCGCGTGGTCGGTGAGGTCGAGGGCCGCACCTGCATCCTGATCGACGACATGATCGACACCGGCGGCACCATCGCCGGCGCCGTGAAGATCCTCAAGGAGGCCGGCGCGGGCGACGTCATCATCGCCGCCACCCACGGTGTGCTCTCCGATCCGGCCGCCGAGCGCCTCGCCGCGTGCGGTGCCCGGGAGGTCATCGTCACCAACACGCTGCCGATCCCCGCGGAGAAGCAGTTCGACTCCCTCACGGTGCTGTCGATCGCGCCGCTGCTCGCGCAGACGATCCGGGAGGTGTTCGAGAACGGTTCGGTGACCTCGCTGTTCAACGGGGTCGCCTGA
- the glmU gene encoding bifunctional UDP-N-acetylglucosamine diphosphorylase/glucosamine-1-phosphate N-acetyltransferase GlmU, whose translation MQVQTAIIVLAAGAGTRMRSKTPKVLHELGGRTMLAHSLHAVAALGPDHLVTVVGHQREQVSAAVETIAAELGTGITVTVQEEQRGTGHAVECGLNALPDGFDGTVVVTAGDVPLLGTDTLRDLLTAHTDPSPAAVTVLTTTVDAPTGYGRIVRTDDGEVAAIVEEKDATDEQRAIREINTGVYAFDAAALRSALGRLDDDNTQGELYLTDVVHIARADGLAVRGLRTADAVQVSGVNDRVQLAALSTELNRRVLERWMREGVTVVDPATTRIDVEVVLGSDVTLHPGVQLHGRTVIADDAEIGPDTTLTNVRVGAGASVVRTHGSDSVIGERATVGPFTYLRPGTELGEGGKLGTFVETKNAQIGAHSKVPHLTYVGDAEIGEHSNIGASSVFVNYDGVNKYRTVVGSHVRTGSDTMFVAPVTVGDGAYTGAGTVLRRDVPPGALAVSGTPQRNIEGWVQRNRAGTPAAEAASRAQQQHDHDRQKDGQNP comes from the coding sequence ATGCAGGTGCAGACCGCGATCATCGTGCTGGCGGCCGGAGCGGGAACGCGGATGCGGTCGAAGACCCCCAAGGTGCTGCACGAACTGGGCGGACGCACGATGCTCGCACACTCCCTCCACGCCGTCGCCGCGCTCGGGCCCGACCACCTCGTCACGGTCGTCGGCCACCAGCGCGAGCAGGTCTCCGCAGCGGTCGAGACGATCGCCGCCGAGCTCGGCACCGGCATCACCGTCACGGTGCAGGAGGAGCAGCGCGGCACCGGCCACGCCGTCGAGTGCGGGCTGAACGCGCTGCCGGACGGCTTCGACGGCACGGTCGTCGTCACCGCCGGCGACGTGCCGCTGCTGGGCACCGACACCCTGCGCGACCTGCTCACCGCCCACACCGATCCCTCCCCCGCCGCCGTGACCGTGCTGACCACCACCGTGGACGCACCCACCGGCTACGGGCGGATCGTCCGCACCGACGACGGCGAGGTCGCCGCGATCGTCGAGGAGAAGGACGCCACCGACGAGCAACGCGCGATCCGGGAGATCAACACCGGTGTGTACGCCTTCGACGCGGCCGCGCTGAGGTCGGCCCTCGGCCGGCTCGACGACGACAACACCCAGGGCGAGCTGTACCTGACCGACGTGGTGCACATCGCCCGCGCCGACGGTCTGGCCGTCCGCGGGTTGCGCACCGCCGACGCCGTGCAGGTCTCCGGCGTCAACGACCGCGTCCAGCTCGCCGCCCTGTCCACCGAGCTCAACCGGCGGGTGCTCGAGCGGTGGATGCGCGAGGGCGTCACGGTCGTCGACCCCGCCACCACGCGGATCGACGTCGAGGTGGTACTCGGCAGCGACGTCACCCTCCATCCCGGTGTGCAGCTGCACGGCCGCACGGTGATCGCCGACGACGCCGAGATCGGCCCCGACACCACCCTGACGAACGTGCGGGTCGGCGCCGGTGCCTCCGTGGTGCGTACCCACGGCTCCGACTCGGTGATCGGCGAGCGTGCCACGGTCGGGCCGTTCACCTACCTGCGCCCCGGCACCGAACTGGGTGAGGGCGGCAAGCTCGGCACCTTCGTCGAGACCAAGAACGCGCAGATCGGGGCGCATTCGAAGGTCCCCCATCTCACCTACGTCGGCGACGCGGAGATCGGTGAGCACTCCAACATCGGGGCGTCGAGCGTGTTCGTCAACTACGACGGGGTGAACAAGTACCGCACGGTCGTCGGATCCCACGTGCGCACGGGCTCCGACACCATGTTCGTCGCACCGGTGACGGTCGGCGACGGCGCCTACACGGGCGCCGGGACCGTACTCCGCCGGGACGTCCCACCGGGGGCGCTCGCGGTGTCGGGTACGCCACAGCGCAATATTGAAGGGTGGGTCCAACGCAATCGCGCCGGTACCCCCGCTGCCGAGGCAGCATCCCGAGCACAGCAGCAGCACGACCACGATCGGCAGAAGGACGGCCAGAACCCGTGA
- a CDS encoding TetR/AcrR family transcriptional regulator, with translation MTGTQRREQLIEIGRALFAERGYEGASIEEIAQRAQVSKPVVYEHFGGKEGLYAVVVDREMTILMSMVTESLTRNRSRIRVERAALALLTYIEERTDGFRILVRDSPMSAEEGTYSSLLNEAMRQVGELLSGDFSRRGLNPDFAPLYAQALVGMVATTATWWLDRRTPSKEEVAAHLVNLCWNGLMALEADPKLGDPPAPSA, from the coding sequence ATGACGGGCACGCAGCGCCGGGAGCAACTCATCGAGATCGGCCGCGCCCTGTTCGCCGAGCGCGGCTACGAGGGCGCCTCCATAGAGGAGATAGCCCAGCGGGCGCAGGTGTCCAAGCCCGTCGTCTACGAGCACTTCGGCGGCAAGGAGGGTCTCTACGCGGTGGTCGTGGACCGCGAGATGACCATCCTCATGTCGATGGTCACCGAGAGCCTGACCCGCAACCGCTCGCGGATCCGGGTGGAGCGGGCGGCCCTGGCCCTGCTCACCTACATCGAGGAACGCACCGACGGCTTCCGCATCCTCGTGCGCGACTCGCCGATGTCCGCGGAGGAGGGCACCTATTCGAGCCTGCTCAACGAGGCGATGCGGCAGGTGGGGGAGCTGCTGTCCGGTGACTTCTCGCGGCGGGGCCTGAACCCGGACTTCGCCCCGCTCTACGCCCAGGCCCTCGTCGGCATGGTCGCGACCACCGCGACGTGGTGGCTCGACCGGCGCACCCCCTCGAAGGAGGAGGTCGCCGCGCACCTGGTCAATCTGTGCTGGAACGGGCTGATGGCGCTGGAGGCCGACCCGAAGCTCGGTGATCCGCCCGCCCCCTCCGCATGA